In one Stenotrophomonas maltophilia genomic region, the following are encoded:
- the ftsW gene encoding putative lipid II flippase FtsW, producing the protein MNDLSRQATRLEAIEGSYDKWLLGAMLALTGLGVVMVASSSIALMSSPFYYLNRHLVFLAIGIVLAAIAARTELKSIEQYNQVLLLGCFALLLVVFIPGLGSSVNGARRWINLGVSKFQTVEAVKVLYIVWLSSYLVRFRDEVNATWPAMLKPLGVAGALVVLLLLQPDFGSSTLLLAITAGMLVLGGVNMPRMSMPVIIGLVGMSALAIIEPYRMRRITSFLDPWADQQGDGYQLSNALMAVGRGEWTGVGLGNSVQKLYYLPEAHTDFIFSVTAEEFGFMGTCVIIALFALLVGRTFWLGMRCVEMKRHFSGYIAFGIGLWISMQTFVSIGVNLGILPTKGLTLPLISSGGSSVLMTCVAMGLLLRVSYELKRAERRQAVRIGGGDDAATAPAEEPSAPSAGALPMGADAPAGAGPAVRGTSRLQSRVEPTFGRLG; encoded by the coding sequence ATGAACGACCTGTCCCGCCAGGCAACACGCCTCGAAGCCATCGAAGGCAGCTACGACAAGTGGCTGCTGGGTGCGATGCTCGCGCTCACCGGGCTGGGCGTGGTGATGGTGGCGTCGAGCTCGATCGCGTTGATGAGCAGCCCGTTCTACTACCTCAACCGCCACCTGGTGTTCCTGGCGATCGGCATCGTGCTGGCGGCCATTGCCGCGCGTACCGAGCTGAAGTCCATCGAGCAGTACAACCAGGTGCTGCTGCTGGGCTGCTTCGCACTGCTGCTGGTGGTGTTCATTCCCGGTCTGGGCAGCAGCGTCAATGGTGCCCGCCGCTGGATCAACCTGGGGGTCTCCAAGTTCCAGACCGTGGAAGCGGTGAAGGTGCTGTACATCGTCTGGCTGTCCAGCTACCTGGTGCGCTTCCGCGACGAGGTCAACGCGACCTGGCCGGCGATGCTCAAGCCGCTGGGCGTGGCCGGTGCGCTGGTGGTGCTGCTGCTGCTGCAGCCCGACTTCGGTTCGTCGACCCTGCTGCTGGCGATCACGGCCGGCATGCTGGTGCTGGGCGGAGTCAACATGCCGCGCATGTCGATGCCGGTGATCATCGGCCTGGTCGGCATGAGCGCGCTGGCGATCATCGAGCCGTACCGCATGCGCCGCATCACCTCGTTCCTGGACCCGTGGGCCGACCAGCAGGGCGACGGCTACCAGCTGTCCAACGCGCTGATGGCGGTGGGGCGCGGCGAGTGGACCGGCGTCGGCCTCGGCAATTCGGTACAGAAGCTGTACTACCTGCCCGAAGCACATACCGACTTCATCTTCTCGGTGACCGCCGAGGAATTCGGCTTCATGGGCACCTGCGTCATCATCGCCCTGTTCGCGCTGCTGGTCGGCCGCACCTTCTGGCTGGGCATGCGCTGCGTGGAAATGAAGCGCCACTTCTCCGGCTACATCGCCTTCGGCATCGGCCTGTGGATCAGCATGCAGACCTTCGTTTCGATCGGCGTGAACCTGGGCATCCTGCCGACCAAGGGCCTGACCCTGCCGCTGATCTCCTCGGGCGGTTCGTCGGTCCTGATGACCTGCGTGGCGATGGGCCTGCTGCTGCGCGTGTCCTACGAGCTGAAGCGTGCCGAGCGCCGCCAGGCCGTGCGCATCGGCGGCGGCGACGATGCTGCCACCGCACCGGCCGAAGAGCCGTCCGCCCCGTCCGCGGGGGCGCTGCCGATGGGCGCGGACGCGCCTGCCGGCGCGGGCCCTGCCGTGCGTGGCACCAGCCGCCTGCAGTCCCGCGTCGAACCGACTTTCGGGAGGCTCGGATGA
- the murG gene encoding undecaprenyldiphospho-muramoylpentapeptide beta-N-acetylglucosaminyltransferase, with translation MSAADHNVRPVMILAGGTGGHIFPGLAVARVLRERGVPVTWMGAEGAMETRLVPQHDIPIDTLSITGLRGKGKLALLGAPWRLMRALRAAGMIIRRRQPRAVIAFGGFASGPGGMATRLHGLPLLVHEQNRAPGMTNRILSRYSRRLLTGFPGTFAKGEEAVGNPVRAEIAAIAPPEQRFADRHGPLRVLVVGGSQGARALNSGVPQAIAALGAEVPVQVRHQSGEKLHAEAVEAYAKAGVQAQITPFIADMAEAFAWADLVVCRAGASTLAELCAVGVGSVLVPFPAAVDDHQTRNAEYLVERGAAVLLKQDGTLADGIAALLRDLSENPGRRMQMAQAARALAKVDAAERIADIILEEAV, from the coding sequence ATGAGCGCTGCCGACCACAACGTTCGCCCGGTGATGATCCTGGCCGGTGGTACCGGCGGGCATATCTTCCCGGGGCTGGCCGTGGCCCGCGTGCTGCGCGAGCGTGGCGTGCCGGTCACCTGGATGGGCGCCGAAGGCGCGATGGAAACCCGGTTGGTGCCGCAGCACGACATTCCGATCGACACGCTGTCCATCACCGGCCTGCGTGGCAAGGGCAAGCTGGCACTGCTGGGCGCACCGTGGCGGCTGATGCGCGCGTTGCGTGCGGCCGGCATGATCATCCGCCGTCGCCAGCCGCGTGCGGTGATTGCCTTCGGCGGATTCGCCTCGGGACCCGGTGGCATGGCCACCCGCCTGCATGGGCTGCCACTGCTGGTGCACGAGCAGAACCGCGCACCCGGCATGACCAACCGCATCCTGTCGCGCTACTCGCGCCGCCTGCTGACCGGGTTCCCGGGCACCTTCGCCAAGGGTGAAGAAGCGGTGGGCAATCCAGTGCGTGCGGAGATCGCCGCGATCGCGCCGCCGGAACAGCGTTTCGCCGATCGCCACGGTCCGTTGCGCGTGCTGGTGGTGGGTGGCAGCCAGGGTGCGCGCGCACTCAACAGCGGCGTGCCGCAGGCCATCGCAGCGCTCGGTGCCGAAGTGCCGGTGCAGGTGCGCCATCAGAGCGGCGAGAAGCTGCACGCCGAAGCGGTCGAGGCCTATGCCAAGGCGGGCGTGCAGGCGCAGATCACGCCGTTCATCGCGGACATGGCCGAGGCATTCGCGTGGGCCGACCTGGTCGTGTGCCGTGCCGGGGCATCGACCCTGGCCGAGTTGTGCGCGGTCGGTGTCGGCAGCGTGCTGGTGCCATTCCCCGCCGCCGTCGACGATCACCAGACCCGCAACGCGGAGTATCTGGTCGAGCGCGGCGCGGCGGTTTTGCTGAAGCAGGACGGAACGCTGGCAGACGGCATTGCCGCACTGCTGCGCGATCTGTCCGAAAATCCCGGCCGCCGCATGCAGATGGCGCAAGCCGCGCGTGCCCTGGCCAAGGTCGATGCCGCCGAGCGCATCGCCGATATCATTCTCGAGGAAGCTGTATGA
- the murC gene encoding UDP-N-acetylmuramate--L-alanine ligase, producing the protein MIRRLHDTNDLVRAFPRVHFVGIGGTGMSGIAEVMLTLGYEVSGSDNADNAATRRLAGLGARIMRGHSAANVLGTDCVVVSSAIREDNPELMEARSQRIPIMPRAAMLAELMRFRRGIAVAGTHGKTTTTSLTAAVLSEGGLDPTFVIGGQLLAAGANAKLGGGQWLVAEADESDGSFLRLNPLMSIITNIDADHLENYGNDFARVQAAFAEFLQRLPFYGLAVLCIDDPEVAALAARTPRHVMSYGMSPQADVRAENVVQEGSRMRFTLRLPQGTSQEVVLALPGRHNVLNALAAAAVGWQLGVAPDAIARALEAFAGVGRRFNDLGEVATASGARVRIIDDYGHHPSELEAVFAAARGGWADKRLVVAFQPHRYSRTRDQFDKFAAVLSSVDALVLSEVYPAGEEPIAGADSHALARAIRARGRSEPVVVGKAAELASVLPDVLQDGDLLLMMGAGDIGAVATHIAVEGFKAEGEA; encoded by the coding sequence ATGATCCGTCGCCTGCACGACACCAACGACCTGGTGCGCGCCTTCCCGCGCGTGCACTTCGTCGGCATCGGCGGCACCGGCATGAGCGGCATCGCCGAAGTGATGCTGACGCTGGGTTATGAAGTGTCCGGTTCGGACAATGCCGACAATGCGGCCACCCGCCGCCTGGCCGGCCTGGGCGCACGCATCATGCGTGGCCATTCGGCGGCCAATGTGCTGGGCACCGACTGCGTGGTGGTGTCCAGCGCGATCCGCGAAGACAACCCGGAGCTGATGGAGGCGCGCAGCCAGCGCATTCCGATCATGCCGCGTGCGGCGATGCTGGCCGAGCTGATGCGCTTCCGGCGTGGCATCGCCGTGGCCGGCACCCATGGCAAGACCACCACCACCAGCCTGACGGCAGCGGTGCTGAGCGAGGGCGGCCTGGACCCGACCTTCGTGATCGGTGGCCAGCTGCTGGCCGCCGGCGCCAACGCCAAGCTCGGCGGTGGGCAGTGGCTGGTGGCAGAGGCCGATGAGAGCGATGGCAGCTTCCTGCGCCTGAATCCGCTGATGTCGATCATCACCAACATCGATGCGGACCACCTGGAGAACTACGGCAACGACTTCGCCCGGGTGCAGGCCGCATTCGCCGAATTCCTGCAGCGCCTTCCGTTCTACGGGCTGGCGGTGCTGTGCATCGACGATCCGGAAGTGGCTGCACTGGCCGCCAGGACGCCGCGCCACGTCATGAGCTACGGCATGAGCCCGCAGGCCGACGTGCGCGCCGAGAACGTGGTGCAGGAGGGCTCGCGCATGCGCTTCACCCTGCGCCTGCCGCAGGGCACCAGCCAGGAAGTGGTGCTGGCACTGCCGGGCCGGCACAACGTGCTCAACGCGCTGGCCGCCGCTGCGGTCGGTTGGCAGCTGGGCGTGGCACCGGATGCAATTGCCCGTGCGCTGGAGGCCTTCGCCGGCGTCGGCCGTCGCTTCAATGACCTGGGCGAAGTAGCCACCGCCAGCGGTGCCAGGGTGCGGATCATCGATGATTACGGTCATCACCCGAGCGAACTGGAGGCGGTGTTCGCCGCTGCCCGCGGCGGCTGGGCCGACAAGCGCCTGGTGGTCGCGTTCCAGCCCCACCGCTACAGCCGCACCCGCGACCAGTTCGACAAGTTCGCTGCAGTGCTGTCCAGCGTCGACGCGCTGGTACTGAGCGAGGTCTACCCGGCCGGCGAGGAGCCGATCGCAGGTGCCGATTCGCATGCGCTGGCACGCGCCATCCGCGCCCGCGGCCGCAGCGAGCCGGTGGTGGTGGGCAAGGCCGCCGAGCTGGCGAGCGTGCTGCCGGACGTGCTGCAGGATGGTGACCTGCTGCTGATGATGGGGGCCGGCGATATCGGCGCCGTCGCCACCCACATCGCAGTGGAAGGCTTCAAGGCGGAGGGCGAGGCGTGA